Proteins encoded together in one Impatiens glandulifera chromosome 1, dImpGla2.1, whole genome shotgun sequence window:
- the LOC124919619 gene encoding uncharacterized protein LOC124919619, producing MANRDLMLDKIHLQQNHQQLDLAHNHNLVLGQNNELELGQDHDQELDLGQVVDHDMDLGQGDDGHGYEHEHENGSVDRKPESQSHEVVLHSHGHELAIVENNELVISDTQELDENIDELALDHNNEMGIELVNEMDNDENHLVISPILQQRMLASSSSYELQVGQEFPDVRSCRRALRDTAIALHFEIQTVKSDKTRFTAKCSSEGCPWRIHAAKLPGVPTFTIRTIHDSHTCGGIGHLGHQQASVQWVANSVEQRLRENPNYKPKEILEEIHRMHGITLSYKQAWRGKERIMAAMRGSFEEGYRLLPQYCEQVKRTNPGSIASVYSSPTDNSFQRLFVSFQASIFGFLNACRPLIGLDRTYLKSKYLGTLLLATGFDGDGALFPLAFGVVDEETEENWMWFLSELHNLLEVNTENMPRLTILSDRQKGIIDGVEANFPTAFHGFCMRHLTESFRKEFNNTMLVNLLWELAYSLTIREYDLKMAEINDVSPDAAYWIKRIPPRLWASAYFEGTRFGHLTANIIESLNTWLLEASGLPIIQMTECIRRQLMTWFNERRETSMQWTSILVPTAERRVAEALDRARTYQVLRANEAEFEVISHEGTHIVDIRNRCCLCRGWELYGLPCAHAVAALLSCRQNVHRFTESCFTVATYRKTYSQTIHPIPDKTLWREPTFGGEMNANNAIEVFVNPPKSLRPPGRPRKKRVRAEDRGRVKRVVHCSRCNQTGHFRTTCAAPI from the coding sequence ATGGCTAACCGTGATTTGATGCTCGACAAAATTCATCTGCAACAAAACCACCAGCAGCTAGATTTAGCTCATAATCACAATCTGGTTCTTGGCCAGAACAATGAATTGGAACTAGGGCAGGATCACGATCAAGAATTGGACTTGGGTCAGGTAGTTGATCATGATATGGATTTAGGGCAGGGTGATGATGGTCATGGCTATGAACATGAACATGAAAATGGGTCTGTGGACAGGAAGCCTGAAAGTCAAAGTCATGAAGTGGTTCTTCATTCACATGGCCATGAGTTAGCGATAGTTGAGAACAATGAATTGGTTATTTCAGACACCCAAGAACTTGACGAAAATATTGATGAACTGGCTTTGGATCACAACAATGAAATGGGGATTGAACTCGTTAATGAGATGGATAACGACGAAAACCACCTTGTTATATCGCCTATTCTCCAACAACGCATGCTTGCTTCAAGCTCAAGCTATGAACTGCAAGTTGGCCAAGAATTCCCAGACGTGAGAAGTTGTCGAAGGGCACTGAGAGACACAGCTATCGCCCTTCACTTCGAAATACAAACAGTAAAATCAGACAAAACTCGATTCACAGCTAAATGCTCTAGTGAAGGATGCCCGTGGCGTATACATGCTGCAAAGCTTCCGGGTGTACCTACCTTCACTATAAGGACGATCCATGATTCCCACACGTGTGGAGGAATAGGTCATCTTGGCCATCAACAAGCCTCGGTTCAATGGGTGGCAAACTCTGTAGAGCAACGCCTCAGAGAAAACCCTAATTACAAACCGAAGGAGATACTCGAAGAGATTCATCGTATGCACGGAATCACATTGTCTTACAAGCAAGCCTGGCGAGGGAAGGAGCGAATCATGGCAGCCATGAGGGGATCGTTCGAAGAGGGATATCGTCTTCTTCCCCAATATTGTGAGCAAGTTAAACGAACCAATCCCGGGAGCATTGCTTCTGTTTACTCGAGTCCAACTGATAACTCCTTTCAAAGGCTTTTTGTGTCATTTCAAGCCTCTATATTCGGATTTCTTAACGCCTGTCGTCCTTTAATTGGTCTGGATAGAACGTATCTTAAGAGTAAATACTTAGGTACGTTGCTCCTTGCTACGGGATTCGATGGAGACGGTGCTTTATTCCCTTTGGCCTTTGGGGTTGTTGATGAAGAAACCGAAGAAAATTGGATGTGGTTCCTGTCCGAGCTTCACAACTTGCTCGAGGTCAACACAGAGAACATGCCAAGACTAACCATTTTGTCGGATAGGCAAAAGGGCATTATCGACGGTGTGGAGGCGAATTTCCCAACTGCATTCCATGGTTTCTGCATGCGTCACTTAACTGAGAGCTTCCGTAAGGAGTTTAACAACACAATGCTTGTCAACCTCCTATGGGAACTCGCCTATTCCCTCACCATTAGGGAATACGACTTGAAAATGGCCGAGATTAATGACGTCTCGCCCGATGCAGCTTATTGGATCAAACGTATCCCGCCCCGGCTATGGGCTAGTGCTTATTTCGAAGGAACGAGATTCGGACATCTAACAGCGAACATAATTGAATCGCTCAACACCTGGCTTCTAGAAGCTTCTGGCCTCCCGATCATCCAAATGACGGAGTGTATCCGGAGACAACTCATGACTTGGTTCAACGAGCGACGAGAAACGAGCATGCAGTGGACATCGATCCTTGTCCCGACAGCGGAGAGACGCGTAGCCGAAGCCCTCGATCGGGCGCGAACGTACCAAGTGCTGAGAGCGAACGAGGCCGAGTTCGAAGTAATATCTCACGAGGGAACTCACATAGTGGATATACGAAACCGATGCTGTCTATGTCGGGGATGGGAACTTTATGGTTTGCCCTGTGCTCATGCGGTTGCGGCTCTTCTTTCGTGCAGGCAAAATGTGCATAGGTTTACAGAGAGTTGTTTCACAGTGGCGACTTATAGGAAGACGTATTCGCAAACGATCCATCCTATTCCGGATAAGACACTTTGGAGGGAGCCGACCTTTGGAGGAGAAATGAATGCTAATAATGCAATTGAGGTTTTCGTTAACCCGCCGAAATCACTTAGGCCTCCTGGGAGGCCGAGGAAGAAGAGGGTGCGGGCGGAGGACCGGGGAAGAGTGAAGCGAGTGGTGCATTGTAGTCGTTGCAACCAAACTGGGCATTTTAGGACTACTTGTGCAGCACCCATTTAG